A single Staphylococcus muscae DNA region contains:
- the agrD gene encoding cyclic lactone autoinducer peptide AgrD, with the protein MMNILDAIISFFSNIFKAIGNFGWINTCTHFFDEPEIPRELLELDK; encoded by the coding sequence ATGATGAATATTTTAGATGCAATTATTAGTTTCTTCAGTAACATCTTTAAAGCAATCGGTAATTTCGGATGGATTAATACGTGTACACATTTCTTTGACGAACCAGAAATTCCACGTGAACTTTTAGAATTAGATAAATAA
- the agrC gene encoding quorum-sensing sensor histidine kinase AgrC, which produces MIRIILLTLFQVLVLFSVTHLILIDKPKYTRRDYLSILIGIVVPSTILFILFGKATLFYLILSFFVFFFNKQKMIGIISVLIAALILILSDFLSTLFFEYLTSHYHMHVYLREGIYVITFVSCAIIFAFLFQYLMRFLRVSWLYVNKLYLVLLAVTLTAFFILIDLFTPAKVRSIEDMKAIALVIIVYFIAFAILVIMISITASRELTYRRNKQEIEDYYKYTLQIEEINNDMRKFRHDYINMLSTMSEYLREDDLEGLKVYYEQHIHPIKDHFEHTALKLNGVEKLKVREIKGMMTTKIIEAQEHHINISVEVADEITEINMPIIDLSRVLGIIMDNAIEASLSVEEPMIQIAFIQTDVSVLIIIMNKAPDNLPKLHTLFKEGYSTKGNNRGIGLSTLKEITDSTDNVLLDTTIDNQYFIQKLEILNDIP; this is translated from the coding sequence ATGATACGTATCATTTTATTGACATTGTTTCAAGTTTTAGTTTTATTTTCAGTTACACATTTGATTTTAATTGATAAACCAAAATACACACGAAGGGATTACCTCTCTATTCTTATAGGGATTGTAGTCCCTTCTACCATTTTGTTTATACTGTTCGGCAAGGCGACATTATTTTACTTAATATTAAGTTTTTTTGTGTTCTTTTTTAACAAGCAGAAAATGATTGGTATTATTAGCGTTTTGATAGCTGCTTTAATATTGATACTCAGTGATTTTCTTTCTACTTTATTTTTTGAGTATTTGACATCGCATTACCATATGCACGTTTACCTAAGAGAAGGTATATACGTGATTACGTTTGTTAGCTGTGCAATTATATTCGCTTTTTTATTCCAATATCTCATGCGATTTTTAAGAGTGTCATGGCTTTACGTCAACAAATTGTATCTCGTTCTTCTAGCAGTTACATTGACGGCATTTTTTATTTTAATCGATCTTTTTACACCAGCTAAAGTGCGTTCTATCGAGGATATGAAAGCCATCGCACTCGTCATTATCGTCTATTTTATTGCTTTTGCGATACTCGTTATTATGATCTCTATTACCGCTTCGAGAGAGTTAACGTATCGACGAAACAAGCAGGAAATTGAAGATTATTATAAATATACGCTTCAGATTGAGGAAATCAACAATGATATGCGTAAGTTTCGTCATGACTACATCAATATGCTTTCAACGATGTCGGAATATTTAAGAGAAGACGATTTGGAAGGTCTTAAAGTATATTATGAACAGCACATCCATCCGATTAAAGATCACTTTGAACATACAGCGCTCAAATTAAACGGCGTTGAAAAGTTAAAAGTACGTGAGATCAAAGGAATGATGACGACAAAGATCATTGAAGCACAAGAACATCATATCAATATCAGTGTGGAAGTTGCCGATGAAATCACTGAAATTAATATGCCCATTATTGATTTAAGTCGCGTGCTCGGTATCATTATGGATAATGCTATTGAAGCATCATTATCTGTTGAAGAACCGATGATACAAATTGCCTTTATTCAAACTGATGTCTCTGTGCTCATTATTATTATGAATAAAGCACCTGACAATCTCCCTAAACTGCATACATTGTTCAAAGAAGGCTATTCAACGAAAGGCAACAATCGTGGTATTGGCTTGTCTACATTGAAAGAAATTACTGATAGTACAGACAATGTACTGCTCGATACAACTATTGACAATCAATATTTCATTCAAAAATTAGAAATATTAAACGACATTCCTTAG